One stretch of Diabrotica undecimpunctata isolate CICGRU chromosome 5, icDiaUnde3, whole genome shotgun sequence DNA includes these proteins:
- the LOC140441310 gene encoding uncharacterized protein, with amino-acid sequence MPFNVMLQLCKITRASKLFQRNFYLPLLKPLSPKDALRRHIITGKNVLSRIEHYMPVLEEYHTRQQRRKYTPRGLGKKRQRKKPNKKYVMPFFDEDMEGHSRLMSMVARKPKGRGQCYTYEVPDKNCTLVLSYQMERAIRDKDIIDVIMAQRSEKIAVVLKDGSKISLPIVSYDGKAPFYRGEGWTKKEIEDTHHHGKETMSVAKLFEAKESGVEEWELEMMRMASKRKKKHKGEGTVDWKTMMAAQADNIDWNKFEDDAKQMVDEQHDPIDDQPISMQVDDMEKTKNVIEKIKNAGDEIVNLLPTMPEIPEIISIIKDEGEMTDIANVSGLKLELKSSKQERFIPGQMVKSEDGDLFVPGQTVVSESGVEEYTPGFTVMLENEPMLIPGLVMGDDPNKAVFLPGESTITQSGELQFTETEDDYKIDTSPPLPEVEEVELEEEQNSEDEEIEIRPPPKREKKEFVYERPKRQFTENMGPKRRERGPKVARKLSVSIPASEPPPPTIKKSPTEQVLYDLTVPILEKDLLQQQKERVEVFNEKKAKEEVSIDKKRLEIRKKLREMAANKPPKPKYVPLEPVVKSEKLKELEKSIKRGKFFDVDHKKYLNKERSTPFNWLEPPEYRNIFNTVGIMRHRIWKSVI; translated from the coding sequence ATGCCGTTTAATGTTATGTTGCAGTTATGTAAAATCACCAGAGCTAGTAAACTCTTCCAACGAAATTTTTATCTACCTCTTCTGAAACCACTTTCACCTAAAGATGCCCTCCGGCGTCACATCATCACGGGAAAAAATGTTCTTAGCAGAATAGAACATTATATGCCTGTTTTGGAGGAATATCATACAAGACAACAAAGGAGAAAATACACTCCAAGGGGTTTAGGCAAAAAACGCCAGAGAAAGAAGCCGAACAAGAAATATGTTATGCCGTTCTTCGACGAAGATATGGAGGGTCACTCGAGACTTATGTCCATGGTAGCAAGGAAACCTAAGGGTCGTGGTCAGTGTTATACTTATGAAGTTCCGGATAAAAATTGTACGCTTGTTTTAAGTTATCAAATGGAACGAGCAATTAGGGACAAAGATATTATTGATGTGATAATGGCTCAAAGAAGTGAAAAAATTGCTGTGGTTTTAAAAGACGGTTCGAAAATAAGTTTACCAATTGTATCATATGATGGAAAAGCTCCTTTTTATAGAGGCGAGGGCTGGACTAAAAAAGAAATCGAAGATACACATCATCACGGTAAGGAAACAATGTCAGTGGCAAAACTTTTTGAAGCTAAAGAATCTGGAGTGGAAGAATGGGAATTAGAAATGATGAGAATGGCATCTAAACGAAAGAAGAAACACAAAGGAGAAGGTACTGTTGATTGGAAAACGATGATGGCAGCTCAAGCTGATAATATAGATTGGAATAAATTTGAAGACGATGCTAAACAAATGGTGGACGAACAACACGATCCTATAGATGATCAACCTATTTCCATGCAAGTAGATGAcatggaaaaaacaaaaaatgttatagaaaaaataaaaaatgccgGAGATGAGATCGTTAATTTATTGCCAACAATGCCCGAAATTCCTgaaattattagtattattaaagATGAGGGTGAAATGACAGATATAGCAAATGTTTCAGGCTTAAAACTTGAATTAAAGTCATCAAAACAAGAACGATTTATACCGGGTCAAATGGTAAAATCTGAAGATGGTGACCTTTTTGTTCCTGGACAAACAGTTGTAAGTGAATCTGGTGTAGAAGAGTACACCCCTGGATTTACTGTTATGCTTGAAAACGAGCCTATGCTAATTCCGGGCTTGGTGATGGGCGATGATCCAAATAAAGCTGTGTTCTTGCCAGGAGAATCTACGATTACACAATCTGGCGAGCTTCAGTTCACTGAAACCGAAGACGACTACAAAATAGACACTTCCCCACCTTTACCTGAAGTGGAGGAAGTTGAATTAGAGGAGGAGCAAAACAGTGAAGACGAGGAGATTGAGATTCGGCCGCCCCCTAAACGCGAAAAGAAGGAGTTCGTTTACGAGAGGCCGAAGCGACAGTTCACAGAAAATATGGGTCCTAAACGCCGTGAAAGAGGTCCTAAAGTCGCAAGAAAATTATCAGTATCAATACCAGCATCTGAGCCACCGCCGCCGACAATTAAAAAATCCCCTACCGAGCAAGTTTTGTACGATTTAACTGTGCCAATTCTGGAGAAGGACCTTTTACAACAACAAAAAGAACGTGTCGAAGTTTTCAATGAGAAGAAAGCTAAGGAAGAGGTGAGCATAGATAAGAAACGGTTAGAAATTAGAAAGAAACTGAGGGAAATGGCTGCTAACAAACCGCCAAAACCAAAATATGTGCCTTTAGAACCCGtggtaaaaagtgaaaaattaaaagaattagaaaagagcATCAAAAGGGGAAAATTCTTCGACGTCGAtcacaaaaaatatctaaataaagaAAGAAGTACGCCGTTCAATTGGTTGGAACCACCTGAGTATCGGAATATTTTTAACACGGTGGGGATCATGCGCCACCGCATATGGAAGTCAGTCATCTAG
- the LOC140442183 gene encoding uncharacterized protein, translating into MPINVKISLCKITRASKLFQRNYYLPLLKPLSPKDALRRKIITGQNVLGNRIEHYIPVLKPHDEKIAEKRRRGKGVPVVKKRIKRHANERYVIPFLDENMENHGILQNILRRKPKGKGQHYLYEVIDKNCTLVIDSQMEKALKDKDIVDIVMAQRSEKVVIKLGNELKITLPLAPFNDNVPLYRGSGWTKEYVEQEHHHGKETMSIAKLFEAKESGVEDWELEMMRLANKRKKKHKGEDNADWKQMLSGCLEDMDWDKFEEDTKQIVEEQEQVVEEENIPMEVNDMDKTTNVAEKLKAAGEAVISQLPVMKEIPEVIRNLESGDMCELANVSGAMITLPSNNKECFVVGQMVKTDDNEVFVPGQTLISEDGNSDYTPGITINDNLEPTLIAGLVMGEEESTPMFLPGESTITEEGQLKFESTEEDRPRRRRLPSDSPPPPPKPKPRPKVEEEIVIRRRVIEDPAEPLIKERVKKRAPIIDLKKPDSPPREIVRKIREPMEDPLKLMEEQRRKREEEEKKRMKDRLEEKILKEESKVDKLRLDMRKKFLNLKFEKPKEYVPIEPIKKSQKLEELELSIKKGTFFDDSKTKDILEKAKSATRMLKYQHVLNAYGNDFGKRFYKKMVNYVLSFCKITGASKIFKRHFYLPLLKPQNPKEALRTLRITGKWLLGAKIQRYIPVLLNHSQKRPRKSKQYGKLSHSKSSDFTYMTPNLDPDNENHKILLKILEGKEKNGYFTYTVDDKKYNIVFGSDFENAILNGDIVDILVSQKNDKILIKLKDKKKIPIEIQYFEGNFDELICGEGATTPAEEKQHHYGKYTMGLARMFEEKELREEKWEEELKKILKRRKKQKWENSKAYKEMMKRTMKNLDWNKFEDEAKKVIDDISEPTTEIPIEMEVDDLESTKNVTETIINRGPEALNQLPTITEIPDLIKSMGNAELAEIEDIPSEENQKRRRVSGVKVTLPSGKECFVSGQMVLTEEGEVFVPGQTVHNEYGDEYVPGITTNVDNKPTLIGGLIMGENQKDPMFLPSQAAITSDGQLTFATTPEERPPPQPESERKVKRRKKPEPVIFEEEPLEIIIVEEISDPSDSDDKSTRASSVELNSSEIEELDMEAIRIKQEKHRLEMEELKMQLFDNMDGIIANLEDKKAQLKKKLEDLRRQHMDNQNNLVSYVNEKDALEIATKISDDPETINRLVDILLTMTRRASTFRDKNSVRSDNIDLSYLSTNASDAEIKLHSCSNKLKILFKSALVAANDVFKNRPKDQVLALHAMGEILVESMKHDIKLILEMTNLMKTQFDRDEICDTAFKQLIRVIEDTKICTLAMIVDKHMSIPDLIESIEKVLGQDNIMQTAFAKILKINSVIVTFLIENLEDLVKEVASEEDAVRVLQRSIVSAIRTSMDFNLEQGKKKSSYVDLIEEASSFAKALGRDDVVEDLSNPSQEFVLEDSINMLKRMTLIKQLSERDYSLKTAITRIKKNPECAKSDPRIRQLVRESAVLISNPSPLLTSRSIPLQIMKKQNLLAIEDYLVKRTNLEFPVLISRGTLQAVIPKDASRGVLAGRVPYVLIDETGVTNFKPMHMMSAIHVNKNREKRIDNYLSAVPESDSSTYLQAKSNGSDNSRGTMSSSALLRGYGPRA; encoded by the exons ATGCCTATTAATGTGAAGATATCCCTTTGCAAAATTACCAGAGCTAGCAAACTTTTTCAACGGAACTACTACCTTCCTTTACTGAAGCCCTTGTCTCCAAAAGATGCTTTGAGAAGAAAAATTATTACTGGTCAAAATGTTTTGGGAAATAGAATCGAGCATTATATCCCAGTCCTTAAACCACACGAtgaaaaaattgcagaaaaacgAAGAAGAGGTAAAGGGGTTCCAGTGGTTAAGAAACGAATAAAACGACATGCAAACGAACGCTATGTGATACCCTTCCTTGACGAAAATATGGAAAATCAtggtatattgcaaaatattttgcGTAGAAAACCAAAAGGAAAGGGACAACACTATCTCTATGAAGTGATCGATAAAAATTGTACCTTGGTAATCGATTCACAAATGGAAAAAGCTTTAAAGGATAAAGATATTGTTGATATTGTAATGGCTCAGCGCAGTGAGAAAGTTGTTATTAAATTAGGTAACGAACTTAAAATTACTCTTCCCTTAGCACCTTTCAACGACAATGTTCCTCTTTATCGTGGCAGCGGATGGACTAAGGAATATGTCGAGCAAGAACATCATCACGGTAAAGAAACTATGTCCATAGCCAAACTTTTTGAAGCTAAAGAATCTGGTGTTGAAGATTGGGAATTAGAAATGATGAGATTAGCAAACAAAAGGAAGAAGAAGCACAAAGGTGAAGATAACGCCGACTGGAAGCAAATGTTATCGGGATGTCTTGAAGATATGGATTGGGATAAGTTCGAGGAAGATACAAAACAAATTGTTGAAGAACAGGAACAGGTTGTCGAAGAAGAAAATATTCCAATGGAAGTGAACGACATGGATAAAACAACGAATGTAGCCGAGAAACTAAAGGCCGCCGGTGAAGCAGTAATATCTCAATTACCAGTAATGAAAGAGATCCCAGAAGTTATTAGGAATTTAGAAAGTGGTGACATGTGTGAATTAGCAAATGTATCTGGTGCAATGATAACTCTTCCAAGTAACAACAAAGAATGTTTCGTTGTCGGCCAAATGGTTAAAACTGACGACAACGAAGTATTCGTTCCCGGACAAACACTTATTAGCGAAGACGGTAATTCAGATTATACACCAGGTATAACCATTAATGATAACCTCGAGCCTACCCTGATTGCCGGCCTTGTGATGGGGGAAGAAGAATCTACACCGATGTTCTTGCCAGGTGAGTCGACTATAACCGAAGAAGGACAGTTGAAATTCGAGTCGACCGAAGAGGACCGACCGAGACGACGACGTCTTCCCTCTGATAGCCCCCCTCCACCACCTAAACCAAAGCCAAGACCTAAAGTCGAGGAGGAGATCGTCATTCGTAGACGTGTTATTGAAGATCCAGCCGAGCCACTCATTAAAGAGAGAGTTAAGAAGCGAGCTCCAATTATTGATCTTAAGAAACCTGATTCTCCTCCTAGGGAAATCGTAAGAAAGATAAGAGAACCTATGGAAGACCCACTCAAACTAATGGAAGAACAGAGGAGAAaacgagaagaagaagagaaaaagagaatgAAAGACAGGTTAGAAGAAAAAATTCTTAAAGAAGAATCCAAGGTGGACAAGTTGCGTTTAGATATGAGAAAAAAATTCTTGAATCTAAAGTTTGAAAAACCCAAAGAATACGTGCCGATAGAACCTATCAAGAAGAGTCAGAAATTAGAAGAGTTGGAATTAAGTATAAAGAAGGGTACGTTCTTCGACGATTCCAAAACGAAGGATATCCTGGAAAAAGCAAAGAGTGCGACAAGAATGTTGAAATACCAGCACGTTTTAAATGCATATGGTAACGACTTTGGTAAGCGATTCTA taaaaaaatggttAATTACGTGTTATCATTTTGCAAAATTACTGGAGccagtaaaatttttaaaagacatttTTATTTGCCCCTACTTAAGCCGCAGAATCCAAAGGAGGCTCTTCGAACTTTGCGAATAACTGGAAAATGGCTTCTTGGAGCGAAAATTCAGCGATATATTCCAGTTTTGTTGAATCACTCACAAAAAAGGCCAAGGAAAtcgaaacaatatggaaaactatcTCACAGTAAGTCTAGTGATTTTACTTATATGACTCCTAATTTAGATCCTGACAATGAGAATCATAAGATACTTTTGAAAATTTTAGAAGgtaaagaaaaaaatggatattttacttatacagtagatgataaaaaatataatattgtgtTTGGATCAGATTTTGAAAATGCTATTTTAAATGGTGATATTGTAGATATTTTAGTATctcaaaaaaatgataaaattttaataaaactaaaagataagAAGAAAATTCCCATAGAGATTCAATACTTTGAAGGGAATTTTGATGAATTAATTTGTGGTGAAGGAGCCACCACACCTGCCGAAGAAAAACAACATCATTATGGAAAATATACGATGGGTTTGGCTAGAATGTTTGAAGAAAAAGAGCTTAGAGAAGAAAAATGGGAGGAAGaactcaaaaaaatattaaaacgaaGGAAGAAACAAAAGTGGGAAAATTCTAAAGCTTACAAAGAAATGATGAAACGAACAATGAAAAATTTGGACTGGAACAAATTTGAGGATGAAGCTAAAAAAGTTATTGATGACATTTCTGAGCCTACAACGGAAATTCCCATAGAAATGGAAGTCGACGATTTGGAATCGACAAAAAATGTAACAGAAACTATTATAAATCGAGGTCCAGAAGCACTAAACCAGCTACCAACTATTACAGAAATTCCAGACCTAATTAAAAGCATGGGTAACGCCGAACTTGCTGAAATTGAAGATATTCCTTCAGAGGAAAATCAAAAAAGACGAAGAGTAAGTGGTGTGAAAGTAACACTTCCTTCCGGAAAAGAATGTTTCGTCAGCGGTCAAATGGTTCTTACTGAAGAAGGCGAAGTATTTGTTCCAGGTCAAACTGTACATAACGAATACGGAGATGAATATGTTCCAGGAATCACTACAAATGTTGATAACAAACCTACCCTTATAGGTGGATTAATTATGGGAGAAAATCAAAAAGATCCTATGTTTCTACCGTCACAAGCAGCTATTACTTCAGATGGTCAACTGACTTTTGCTACAACACCAGAAGAACGACCTCCTCCACAACCGGAAAGTgaaagaaaagttaaaagaagGAAAAAACCTGAACCGGTTATTTTCGAAGAAGAACCTTTAGAGATAATAATCGTGGAAGAAATTTCAGACCCTTCCGATTCTGATGACAAATCTACAAGGGCTTCAAGTGTTGAACTTAATAGTTcggagatagaagaactagataTGGAAGCTATaagaataaaacaagaaaaacatcGACTGGAAATGGAGGAACTTAAAATGCAATTATTTGATAATATGGATGGCATTATTGCAAATTTAGAGGATAAAAAAgcacaacttaagaaaaagctcGAAGATTTACGACGCCAACATATGGATAACCAAAATAATTTAGTATCGTATGTAAACGAGAAAGATGCACTGGAAATAGCTACTAAAATATCCGACGATCCGGAGACTATTAATAGATTGGTAGACATACTTTTAACAATGACTAGAAGAGCATCGACTTTCCGTGATAAAAATAGCGTACGCTCCGATAATATCGACTTGTCTTACTTGAGTACAAATGCCAGCGACGCCGAAATTAAACTTCACTCTTGTTcgaataaactaaaaatattatttaaatctgCATTGGTTGCTGCTAACGACGTTTTTAAAAACAGACCTAAGGACCAAGTTCTCGCACTTCATGCTATGGGAGAAATCTTAGTTGAATCAATGAAACATGATATTAAATTGATTTTAGAGATGACCAATTTAATGAAAACACAATTTGATAGAGATGAAATTTGTGATACTGCTTTCAAGCAGTTAATAAGAGTAATTGAAGATACAAAAATTTGTACACTTGCTATGATTGTCGATAAACATATGTCAATTCCTGACCTTATAGAAAGTATCGAAAAAGTTTTGGGACAAGACAACATAATGCAGACAGCTTTTGCaaaaatacttaaaattaattcagTTATCGTAACTTTCTTAATTGAGAACCTCGAAGATCTGGTAAAGGAAGTTGCCTCAGAAGAAGATGCTGTTAGAGTTCTACAAAGATCTATTGTTAGTGCTATAAGAACTTCTATGGACTTTAATCTGGAACAAGGAAAGAAAAAGTCTTCATATGTGGATCTTATAGAAGAAGCTTCTAGTTTTGCTAAAGCTTTAGGCCGAGATGACGTAGTTGAAGATTTATCTAATCCATCACAAGAATTTGTATTAGAAGATAGTATTAATATGCTAAAGAGAATGACTCTTATAAAACAGTTATCCGAAAGGGACTACTCTCTAAAAACAGCTATAACTAGAATTAAAAAGAACCCGGAATGTGCCAAATCCGATCCTAGAATTAGACAACTTGTTAGGGAAAGTGCAGTTTTGATTTCTAATCCATCACCGCTTTTAACATCAAGAAGCATCCCTCTTCaaattatgaaaaaacaaaaCTTATTAGCTATTGAAGATTATTTAGTAAAAAGAACAAATTTGGAATTCCCTGTATTAATATCACGCGGTACGCTTCAAGCAGTTATTCCCAAGGACGCTTCTAGAGGTGTGCTAGCTGGTAGAGTGCCCTATGTTCTTATAGATGAAACCGGAGTTACTAACTTTAAGCCTATGCACATGATGTCTGCTATTCATGTAAATAAAAATCGCGAAAAAAGAATCGATAACTACCTTAGTGCTGTGCCAGAGAGTGATTCTTCGACGTACCTCCAAGCCAAGAGCAAT